The following coding sequences lie in one Candidatus Aminicenantes bacterium genomic window:
- the xseA gene encoding exodeoxyribonuclease VII large subunit, producing the protein MDSSLPEEKIFKVSELVQLLKLTLETQFASIQVLGEASGVVVASSGHLYFTLKDAAGAMKVVMFRGPLLKSTLKKLENGQQVVVRGTLSVYPLRGEMQIIASDIRLQGIGDIFLALENLKKAYAEKGYFDPQRKKPLPLLPGRIGVVTSPTGAAVRDIVRILRRRFPGIAIIIYPAKVQGEGAAAEIAAGIDYFNTAVDDHAAPADHAVDVLIVGRGGGSYEDLWAFNEAPVVEAIFRSRLPVISAVGHETDFTIADFVADLRAATPSAAAELVVGRKDEFLNRIDFLRHALMRHMEMRLHEKIALLEELRSDSALAEFPGRVQELAQRLDSGEFSLVRLFQQSHHRALAQWHRVAQSFAACDMGAALKNRGLQLQNLRLQVYSRFNERLQQRREGIGVLNSKLASMNPENVLAKGYSITTDHARRVVKDASLLTAEERISIRFARGQASARVIKE; encoded by the coding sequence ATGGACAGCAGCTTGCCTGAAGAAAAGATCTTCAAGGTATCGGAACTGGTCCAGCTGCTCAAGCTGACGCTGGAGACCCAGTTCGCCTCCATCCAGGTGCTGGGCGAAGCGTCGGGGGTGGTCGTGGCCAGCTCCGGCCACCTGTATTTCACCCTGAAGGACGCCGCCGGTGCGATGAAGGTGGTCATGTTCCGCGGTCCGCTGCTGAAGAGCACGCTGAAAAAACTCGAGAACGGCCAGCAGGTCGTCGTGCGCGGAACGCTCTCGGTCTACCCGCTGCGCGGCGAGATGCAGATCATCGCCAGCGACATCCGCCTGCAGGGCATCGGCGATATTTTCCTCGCCCTGGAAAACCTGAAAAAAGCCTACGCTGAAAAAGGCTATTTCGACCCGCAGCGCAAGAAGCCCCTGCCGCTGCTGCCCGGCCGCATCGGCGTGGTCACCTCGCCGACCGGGGCGGCGGTGCGCGACATCGTGCGCATCCTGCGCCGCCGCTTCCCGGGCATCGCCATCATCATTTACCCGGCCAAGGTGCAGGGGGAGGGGGCCGCCGCCGAGATCGCCGCCGGCATCGATTACTTCAACACCGCCGTGGACGACCATGCCGCCCCAGCCGATCATGCCGTCGATGTTTTGATCGTCGGCCGCGGCGGGGGCAGCTACGAAGACTTGTGGGCCTTCAACGAAGCGCCGGTGGTCGAGGCCATTTTCCGCAGCCGCCTGCCGGTGATCTCGGCCGTCGGCCACGAGACCGATTTCACCATCGCCGATTTCGTCGCCGACCTGCGCGCCGCCACCCCCTCGGCCGCGGCCGAGCTGGTGGTGGGCAGGAAGGACGAGTTCCTCAACCGCATCGATTTCCTGCGCCACGCGCTGATGCGCCACATGGAAATGCGGCTGCATGAAAAAATAGCGCTGCTGGAGGAGCTGCGCAGCGACTCGGCCTTGGCCGAATTTCCCGGGCGCGTGCAGGAGCTGGCCCAGCGGCTGGACAGCGGCGAATTCTCCCTGGTCCGCCTGTTCCAGCAGTCGCACCACCGCGCCCTGGCGCAGTGGCACCGGGTGGCGCAGAGCTTTGCCGCCTGCGACATGGGCGCCGCGCTGAAAAATCGTGGCCTGCAGCTCCAGAACCTGCGCCTGCAGGTGTATTCCCGCTTTAACGAGAGGCTGCAGCAGCGCCGGGAGGGGATCGGGGTGCTGAATTCCAAGCTGGCCAGCATGAACCCGGAAAACGTCCTGGCCAAGGGCTATTCCATCACCACCGACCATGCCCGGCGCGTGGTCAAGGATGCGTCGCTGCTCACCGCCGAGGAGAGGATTTCCATCCGCTTCGCCCGCGGCCAAGCCAGCGCCAGGGTGATCAAGGAGTGA
- a CDS encoding ribonuclease Y: MVNGVVFVILGVLLGGGVVFLFKRMIFAGEYAKIAAYKSQLESKNQEEMARAKKQSMLELKEEFAEWKNEYNRKHNENITRLNVMEKRLIQKEENLDKRYSNLDNKEKELKKKERELDIQEEETSFLKNKVNKLYEEQKQKLEDISGLTVQEAKEMIVKQYEGEARLESAQRLKLIDEELKSKSQQMAKDAISNAVQRIASEHVVSTSVTVIDLPSDEMKGRIIGREGRNIRALETATGVDFIVDDTPEAILVSSFDPIRREIAKQTIETLIADGREIAKQTIETLIADGRIHPARIEEIVERIKGNFDTYLRREGESAVLELGIKEINPELYFYLGKLKFRSSFGQNVLEHSKDVALIAAMLAREIGVNVNVCKRAGLLHDIGKAIDRETEGTHTSLSVELTKKYGESAAVQDAIASHHMDTEFHSLEAVLIQAADSISAARPGARREILETYIKRLEKLEELSKSFAGVTKAYALQAGREIRVIVNANELDDNHTFLICKDIARKIQDEMEYPGQIKVSVIREVRAIEYAK, from the coding sequence ATGGTCAACGGTGTCGTTTTTGTCATACTCGGAGTCTTACTCGGCGGCGGCGTCGTTTTTTTATTCAAGCGGATGATCTTCGCCGGTGAATACGCGAAGATTGCAGCCTACAAGTCCCAGCTGGAGAGCAAGAACCAGGAAGAGATGGCCCGCGCCAAAAAACAGTCCATGCTGGAGCTCAAGGAGGAATTCGCCGAATGGAAGAACGAGTACAATCGCAAGCACAATGAGAACATCACCCGCCTGAACGTCATGGAGAAGCGCCTGATCCAGAAAGAGGAGAACCTGGACAAGCGCTACAGCAACCTGGACAACAAGGAAAAGGAACTGAAGAAGAAAGAGCGCGAGCTGGACATCCAGGAAGAGGAAACCTCGTTCTTGAAGAACAAGGTGAACAAGCTGTACGAGGAGCAGAAGCAAAAGCTCGAAGATATCTCGGGGCTGACCGTCCAGGAAGCCAAGGAGATGATCGTCAAGCAGTACGAGGGCGAAGCCCGGCTCGAATCGGCGCAAAGACTGAAGCTGATCGATGAGGAATTGAAGAGCAAGAGCCAGCAAATGGCCAAGGATGCGATTTCCAACGCCGTCCAGCGCATCGCCTCCGAGCACGTGGTCTCCACGTCGGTGACGGTCATCGATCTGCCGTCGGACGAGATGAAGGGGCGCATCATCGGTCGGGAAGGCCGGAACATCCGGGCCCTGGAAACGGCCACCGGCGTCGATTTCATCGTCGACGACACGCCGGAAGCCATCCTGGTCTCCTCCTTCGATCCCATCCGCCGCGAGATCGCCAAGCAGACCATCGAGACGCTGATCGCCGACGGCCGCGAGATCGCCAAGCAGACCATCGAGACGCTGATCGCCGACGGGCGCATCCACCCGGCCCGTATCGAGGAGATCGTGGAGCGCATCAAGGGCAATTTCGATACCTACCTGCGCCGCGAAGGCGAGAGCGCGGTCCTCGAGCTCGGCATCAAGGAGATCAACCCCGAGCTCTACTTCTATCTCGGCAAGCTCAAGTTCCGCTCCTCCTTCGGCCAGAACGTCCTGGAGCATTCCAAGGACGTGGCCCTGATCGCCGCCATGCTGGCCCGCGAGATCGGGGTCAACGTCAATGTCTGCAAGCGGGCCGGCCTGCTGCACGACATCGGCAAGGCCATCGACCGCGAGACCGAGGGCACGCACACTTCTCTGTCGGTGGAGCTCACCAAGAAGTACGGCGAATCGGCCGCGGTTCAGGACGCCATCGCCTCGCACCACATGGATACCGAGTTCCATTCCCTCGAAGCCGTCCTGATCCAGGCCGCTGACAGCATCTCCGCCGCCCGGCCCGGTGCCCGGCGCGAGATCCTGGAAACCTACATCAAGCGGCTCGAAAAGCTGGAAGAGCTGAGCAAGTCCTTTGCCGGGGTGACCAAGGCCTACGCCCTTCAGGCCGGGCGCGAGATCCGCGTCATCGTCAACGCCAACGAGCTGGACGACAACCACACCTTCCTGATCTGCAAGGACATCGCCAGGAAGATCCAGGACGAGATGGAATACCCGGGGCAGATCAAGGTGTCGGTGATCCGCGAAGTCCGGGCGATCGAATATGCCAAGTAA
- a CDS encoding TIGR00282 family metallophosphoesterase, with translation MPSKAVRLILIGDVVGRGGRKFVQAVLPLIRAKFAPDVVIANGENSAGGLGVIKRTADELFEAGINVLTGGNHIWDKKEALELLKTEQRILRPLNYHASTPGSGAMVYNTAAGDPVLIVSLQGRVFMEPSVDNPFPAIDDFLKKNKVPVVLIDFHAEATAEKQAMGFFLDGRVSALLGTHTHVPTADARILERGTAYQTDVGMTGSLDSVIGMKREPIISKFYDGIHQKFEVAQGNPVLDMTVVDIDPKSGRALRIEACRYYEATYGQQLA, from the coding sequence ATGCCAAGTAAGGCGGTGCGGCTGATCCTGATCGGGGACGTCGTCGGCCGCGGCGGCCGCAAGTTCGTCCAGGCGGTGCTGCCCCTGATCCGGGCCAAGTTCGCTCCCGACGTGGTCATAGCCAACGGCGAGAATTCGGCCGGGGGGCTGGGCGTGATCAAGCGCACGGCCGATGAGCTGTTCGAAGCTGGTATCAACGTCCTGACCGGCGGCAACCACATCTGGGACAAGAAGGAGGCGTTGGAGCTGCTCAAGACCGAACAGCGCATCCTCAGGCCGCTGAACTACCACGCCTCGACCCCAGGCAGCGGCGCCATGGTCTACAACACCGCGGCCGGGGACCCGGTGCTGATCGTCAGCCTGCAAGGAAGGGTGTTCATGGAGCCGTCGGTGGACAATCCCTTCCCGGCCATCGACGATTTTCTCAAGAAGAACAAGGTGCCGGTGGTATTGATCGATTTCCACGCCGAGGCCACGGCCGAAAAGCAGGCCATGGGTTTTTTCCTCGACGGCCGGGTCAGCGCCCTGCTGGGCACCCACACCCACGTGCCGACCGCCGACGCGCGCATCTTGGAGCGCGGCACGGCCTACCAGACCGATGTCGGCATGACCGGCTCCCTGGATTCGGTCATCGGCATGAAGCGCGAACCGATCATCAGCAAATTCTATGACGGCATCCACCAGAAATTCGAGGTGGCCCAGGGCAATCCGGTGCTGGACATGACCGTGGTCGACATCGATCCCAAGAGCGGCCGGGCGCTGCGCATCGAAGCCTGCCGCTACTACGAAGCCACCTATGGACAGCAGCTTGCCTGA
- a CDS encoding cell division protein ZapA → MAKEVEVQITGKRIVFQLADDVKVDEFMRVVEYVENKINKIKSRMNELDSQKLGLLTSINIAQDLFILKKENEKLAQILGRIDTLLAPESEDGKLTVSLSS, encoded by the coding sequence ATGGCCAAGGAAGTGGAAGTCCAGATCACCGGCAAGCGGATCGTGTTCCAGCTGGCCGATGATGTCAAGGTCGACGAGTTCATGCGCGTGGTGGAATACGTCGAAAACAAAATCAATAAAATAAAAAGCAGGATGAATGAATTGGATTCCCAAAAGCTGGGACTGTTAACTTCGATAAACATCGCCCAAGATTTGTTTATCTTGAAGAAAGAAAACGAAAAGCTTGCGCAGATACTAGGCAGGATTGATACGTTGCTGGCGCCTGAAAGCGAGGATGGAAAGTTAACTGTCAGTTTGTCATCCTGA